AACCAATTTGGTCTTGCCCACTGCATAAAAAGACAAGGGTCCGTCTGGGGTCGAGGGTGGCCAGATACACTTCACGTTCCACCTCGGTGAGGTTGGGGATGTGGGTTCCGATCAAACCGAAGTAATGCGGAGAAGCCAGATACAGATGATGGACCAGTTCTGCGTCCTGGGGAGTGACTTCTCTAAATGTCAGCACATGGACCTCCTACCGCACCTACAGTATATGACCATTTGTTCCGTCCCGTTCCCTTGAGTCCCATCCCATTGCAAGTTTGATGTGCCAAAAAGCACTGCAGGAAAGGGTTCACAACACAATCTCACCCGTGTGTGGCATCCTGTTGCAGATGACTGCGTTGCAAGAGGCCTCAGGCATGTTAACAAAAAATTCCAGAGATCTGCATTTTTATGCACACCGTCTTGAATCTTCACGTGGAATGCTTGCTCCAATGGCAGGATACACCGACGCACCTTTCCGAAAACTTGCACGGTCTTGTGGGGCTGCATGGACGGTCAGTGAAATGATGAGTGCACAGGGTGTGCTGGAAGGGGGAGAGCGCACCCTCGCTCTGGGCATGCCTTATCCCGGTGAAGAAGATCTGGTGTTGCAGCTTTTCGGGGCAGATCCAGAGGTTCTGGCCGAAGCCACCATCAAAATTGAGGCCGAATACCAACCCCGGGCCATTGACCTGAACATGGGTTGTCCGGTGCCCAAAATGAAAGGCAGGGGAGGGGCCTGCCTCTTGCAAACCCCTGAGGTGGCCTTTTCGCTGGTCTCGGCCATGAAAAGGGTGGCAAAGGTGCCCATCAGTGCCAAAATGCGCATTGGCTGGGACAGCAATCAGGCCCTTGAAATTGCTCTGGGACTTCAGGAGGCCGGGGCAGACCTGATCACGGTGCATGGCCGGACCAGTGCCCAGAGGTATGAAGGCCATGCCGACTGGGAGACCATTGCAGAAGTGGCCCATGCCCTGTCCATCCCGGTGATTGGCTCTGGTGATGTCAAAACCGTGCAGGACTTCCATGACCGCATGAAGCTCGGGGTGTCCGGGGTGATGATCGGACGGGGTGCGGTGGGCAATCCGTGGATTTTTGGTCTGGTGCAAGGCAAAGCAGAACCCACCTTGCAGGAAAGGGCAGATCTTGCCTTGCAGCATGCCACCCTGAATGCCCAGTGGTACGGCGAATTTGCAGGCATCCGTCAACTCAGGAAAGTGCTCTGGCAGTATTTCCCAGAGCACCCCCAGTTCAAACCTGTCTTGCAACAGGTGGAATCTGTGCAGGATGTGCAAAACGCAGCAAATCAGATCCTTCAGTCCGACTGAACAGGCAAGCCCACGTAATTTGCTCTGGGTCGGATCAGGCGTCCGTCTTGATGCTGTTCAATGGCATGGGCCACCCATCCTGCGGTGCGTCCCAGCGCAAACAGGGTCATGCCTGCTTTTACGGGATGGCCCAGATGCCTTGCCAGAACCGCCAGCGCAAAGTCAATGTTGGGATGTTCTTCCAGTTCTTGCCAGACGGTTTCTTGCAGTTCGGTGGACACTGCCCTGAGTTGGGGGTCCAGAGGGGCCGCTTGCAGCCTTTCCCACAGGAAACGGGCTCTGGGATCGCCCTGAGGGTAGAGCGGGTGGGAAAAGCCCGGAAGCCCGGTTTTTTCAGACAGCAGGTGGTGCAGGGCAGGTTTGACCCCCGAGTGGAGACCCTCTTGCAACAAACGGTCCACCGCAGGCACCATCCCACCATGCTTGCGACCCTGCAACGCCGAAAGTCCAGCAATCAGGGCTGCATACAGGTCGCTGGACGCAGAAACCGCACAGCGCACCGAGAACGCCGAAATGTTGAGTTCGTGTTCGGCGCACAGGATCAGGGCCTGATCAACAAGACGCTGGTTTTCAAGGCCGTGGGTCCAGTGCAAACAGAGCTGCACGGACAGGGCCGCCTGTGATGCCCAACCTGTGGTGGTCTGTGCCAGCACCCCGAGGGCTTTCTGTCCGGTTTTGAGCAGGCTGGGGGTTTTCAGGTTCAGTGCGCCCAGATCCTGTGCCTGTGCCTCCAGCAAGGCCCTCTGGTACTGGGGCAGCACCTTCAGGTGGCGGGTGTTTTCTGCAAATCCATCGGGCAACTTCAGAGGGGTGACCTCTGGCAAGGGGGCAAGTTCACCTGTCCAGAGCAGACCCATGACCTCTTCAAAAGTGTGGTTCTGGGCCAGATGGACCACCTCCTGACCCCGATAAAACAACTGGCCTTCCCGCAGCAAAGAAATGCTGGTGTCCAGCATGGGGGTTCCAAAATGCAGGGCACTGCGCACCACTTCTGCTGGATTTTTGCGCTGTTCTTTCTGGGTCAGCAGTTTGTCGATGTCCTCTTTGAGGTAGCGTTTTTCGCGGGTGTTGCTGGCCTGTTCGACGGAGCGCAACATGCCTCTGGACACGTAACTGTACAGGGTGGCTCTGGAAATCCCAAGCAGTCTGGCGGCTTCTTCAGCGGTGAGGGTGCTGGACATGCCATGATTCTACTGCATGAAACATTGATTGATAAATCAAGATTGACAACATGTATCGATGCATCTACCTTGAAAACATGGAACAGCCCGAGTACTTCCCAGCAGTGTTTCCAACAGACCGTTTTCCGCAGTACCTGTGGACCGAAAAACCCTCTGGCCTTCCGCAGGAGGTGTGGACCACCGAAACCACCCACCGGGATGGACAGCAAGGGGGCCTGCCCTTGACGGTGGAACAGGGCCTGCAGATTTACGACCTGATGTGCCTGTTCACCGGACAGAGCAAAGCCATCCGGCAAGCCGAGTTTTTTGTGTACCGCAAAGCAGATCTGCAGATGCTGCAAGGGGCTCTGGAGCGTCACCAGTCTGGCGCTCCCATCGAACCGACCACGTGGATTCGGGCCAGCAAAAAAGACGTGGATTTGCTGGAGTCTCTGGGCATTCGGGAAACCGGCATGCTGGCTTCGATTTCCGATTACCACACCTTCCACAAATTCAGTCCAGCAGGCAGAAATGCAGCTTTGAAGACCTATCTGGACGCTGTGGAGAGGGTGCTGGACGCAGGCATCCGGCCCAGATTGCACCTTGAGGATGCCACCAGAGCCGACCTCTCTTTCATTCAGCATTTTACAGAGGAGGTCCTGAAAAAAGCCGAGCCTTACGGCATCCAACCCAAATTCCGGGTGTGTGACACCATGGGTCTGGGCTTGCCTCTGGAACAGGTGCCTGCCCCGAGGTCGGTGCCCCGCCTGATTCAGGGCATCCGTGAACTGGGGGTGCAGCCAGAGCAACTGGAATTCCATCCTCACAACGACACCCATCTGGCGGTTGCGAATGCTCTGGCAGCCGTTCAGGCAGGCTGTGCAGCCATCAACGGCACCCTGCTGGGCAAAGGGGAACGCACTGGAAATGCTCCTCTGGAAGGCATTTTGTTGCACCTGCTCGGGATGGGTTGTCTGGAACAATCACCAGAC
The nucleotide sequence above comes from Deinococcus misasensis DSM 22328. Encoded proteins:
- a CDS encoding tRNA dihydrouridine synthase gives rise to the protein MLTKNSRDLHFYAHRLESSRGMLAPMAGYTDAPFRKLARSCGAAWTVSEMMSAQGVLEGGERTLALGMPYPGEEDLVLQLFGADPEVLAEATIKIEAEYQPRAIDLNMGCPVPKMKGRGGACLLQTPEVAFSLVSAMKRVAKVPISAKMRIGWDSNQALEIALGLQEAGADLITVHGRTSAQRYEGHADWETIAEVAHALSIPVIGSGDVKTVQDFHDRMKLGVSGVMIGRGAVGNPWIFGLVQGKAEPTLQERADLALQHATLNAQWYGEFAGIRQLRKVLWQYFPEHPQFKPVLQQVESVQDVQNAANQILQSD
- a CDS encoding citrate synthase family protein → MSSTLTAEEAARLLGISRATLYSYVSRGMLRSVEQASNTREKRYLKEDIDKLLTQKEQRKNPAEVVRSALHFGTPMLDTSISLLREGQLFYRGQEVVHLAQNHTFEEVMGLLWTGELAPLPEVTPLKLPDGFAENTRHLKVLPQYQRALLEAQAQDLGALNLKTPSLLKTGQKALGVLAQTTTGWASQAALSVQLCLHWTHGLENQRLVDQALILCAEHELNISAFSVRCAVSASSDLYAALIAGLSALQGRKHGGMVPAVDRLLQEGLHSGVKPALHHLLSEKTGLPGFSHPLYPQGDPRARFLWERLQAAPLDPQLRAVSTELQETVWQELEEHPNIDFALAVLARHLGHPVKAGMTLFALGRTAGWVAHAIEQHQDGRLIRPRANYVGLPVQSD
- a CDS encoding pyruvate carboxyltransferase, with amino-acid sequence MYRCIYLENMEQPEYFPAVFPTDRFPQYLWTEKPSGLPQEVWTTETTHRDGQQGGLPLTVEQGLQIYDLMCLFTGQSKAIRQAEFFVYRKADLQMLQGALERHQSGAPIEPTTWIRASKKDVDLLESLGIRETGMLASISDYHTFHKFSPAGRNAALKTYLDAVERVLDAGIRPRLHLEDATRADLSFIQHFTEEVLKKAEPYGIQPKFRVCDTMGLGLPLEQVPAPRSVPRLIQGIRELGVQPEQLEFHPHNDTHLAVANALAAVQAGCAAINGTLLGKGERTGNAPLEGILLHLLGMGCLEQSPDFKALNALVDLYEQMGQGIPPKYPLYGKDAHRTRAGIHADGLNKFWWMYAPFDVPGLLGRPLEVSITRESGLAGLVFVIRQHLKVELSKHDPALLKLAAWVNQEFDSGRQTAIEWEELQDHLDVQPRAATRT